The nucleotide sequence gggttgagcgggtaactgggttgtggagctcagataggcagtcgctccttgtaaaacactggtactcagttgcatcgtgactggaagtcgactctaacatatttgggacaaaggctcttgagataataacgacaataataatgagatataagcaccgcaggacatctgaggctgatgacggggagtagcgaccccggtgggctatatatactgagttctccagggagagtatactgaaccccatctccggccggtcggagtgaaccataaCGGGGGTTAGGTAGGTCTCAcacctctggcttggcttggccgtccagagtggagtcgctagagcagggttagtagcaatgctcggaggataggtgcctcgtggtaagtgacccacagggagcgcgtaatctgcgtttaaaatccacCGAgatatcctcacacttcagccgctcatgtccctgttgccctcttgttgctattcagtgactgattcccggaggcccagtaagtgagctagcgagtctccacctgccatttttaccatttcaccatttttacatgtatctaatacattgtcatcggcacgtgccatagttcccgtagtttccccattcctagttcattagcatcccatcacaatagcccaagtagttttcatcaacagttagcaatggtatagcacagaaccggggattgtcttttttttaacgacgtccaccggggattgtccttgggttcatttctatagtgtataaaggaataatcgtcggttttgtttcaccatttcattaaagttgtctcaaaagggcattcataacattcatttctatacatttcaagtgtagtattgctcttgaagttccacatcaggtgttccagatcttcgatgtatatacgtcaatagagagtgcttatcaggttgaaccacttttgctaaaacgtcatacctctatatgctatagtctagctgggctcctggcgttccacatcaggtgttttacatcttcaatttttataagtcaatagaaagtgcttatcaaattgaacaacttttgctaaaacgtcatacctgtatatggtacagagaagctgggctcttggggttccacatcaggtgttccagatcttaaaatttattatctcagctgaaaatgctcatcatatgaaacaatttttgccatggcaccatttctgtatctcttatagttttgttggtctgttggtgttctgcatcaggtcttcaagtttcgaagataaattatagcctatatgttgaccaggcttaatactgatacaacaaagaaaaaatcattgaaatccgttcagtagttccgaagattagcgtgtacaaacaaacagacatacagacatacagacagaatttttttttcggatttgtgctccattactgtttctaaaccccacccaattattattttttaaatagagacacagacacagtttttttacagatctattatatgtatagattagatACGTTAAGGCAGTTTTTTTGTGAATTACCTATGTTTAGAAATATTAGaattgtatgtatgtttttctCCTAAAATGTTACCCCGATCCTctaatttctatttttgttacttttttcataCCTGTAGATACTTTCAGAATAAtgactttattgtttttttatgtaactaaGCCGTAGTATAATAGTTTAATAAGCAAGCAAGTATGATAAGttgtaataaagataaaaactgCAACGCCGATCTGCCGATGCGAtcttaaaatgataaaatttcGAAcgcataataaataacattaagcACTATAATTAATTACTCAACTATAATTACTCAATAATCCCTGCtattcatacatatttaaaacgCCTATGTCCTTATTTTAAAGTTTCCTTCACAACTTGATAACCTAAAaggagaaataataaaaatatacagttttATCGAATTGCtgaaataaatcacattttatccATTAATTGGAATGATAAGATATAATGACATATTATATTAGTGTTAATTGATTTTCAACTGCATTCGTGCAGTGATTTTGTACAAAATGGGCGGTTATGAGATAGAAAAACAAGATTATGAAGGTTCTAAAAATAAGTGGGagaaaaggaaatattttcttaGACAGGTAAGTTAATTATTgataaattcaaattttacaagTAGTTTCAGAAAATATCATGAACATTTTTGAGTTAACACATGTCACATAATATATCCTGTCTGTATGggcaaaataaattagatttctTTTTTAAGTTTCCCTACTTTTTAAACTAAGTAACTCATCttcaagtaaaatattatttaatttttcatagaTCGTTATTGTTAAACTGGAGGTAGCCTAAAAGCCTGGAAATAGAGTGGCCTAGCCTAACTCTCAGattttataaacttaaaaatggTGCTGGTGCtgctaaaaaaacaatatgCTACAAGTCACCTTCCCGTGTGGTACGTATTATCTAATCCGTAGAAGCACGTGCAATTTCTGTTTTTAAAGATGAAACGATACGATACTTTCATTAATTACCTTGATTATTTACATCAATGACATAAACGTTATTTGGAATAAGGATACCCTGCAGGCTAAGAAGTCGACCGACAGTTTGTTGGAGGTCTAAATTAGTacggaaatgaatggtagtacacagataacaacgatcaggtatttagaaGGTATCAGATCGGctaaaactttgattaaattcacAAAATGCCAACCAGagggccgactgtttagtctgcagtatacGAGCATCTAACAACTTCTAGTCCATCCTTAACATCACCCGTAGTCCatgattttctttaattttcaaGTTCATATAATATCTAGATTATTTTCTCGCTTAGCCACATAGGCTTGTCATTTGTAAATGAATACTTAAAATCTTTCCTTTCTTTCATTATCACTCGTGTTTCCCTTACGTGTATCATTAATGACAACAATCGTCGAACGACTTAAGTTATTTgccaaaacaacattattactaTCAGTTTTAATCCTCATATAACCTTGTCAGTACTGATTTGTAATTAATACAATACTATCATTTAATACGAAGACACCTTGCTAATTGCACACTTAAGTAATTACTTCAATTGAATCATTACTTTAATAAGCTGTTGCCCAAGAAGGATATGCATTGACCTTATTGGAAATATCATTCAATTTTTTGTTTGCGCTCTACCAATCAGTGAAAGCATTGTAGTCAGAACAAAAGGATAAGTTTGGAAAGCGTATTTTGGATTTCTGaccttttaaaatgaaaaatctcgctgtgggtgcagtagTAGGAAGACTCAGACTACTACACAGACATAACaaacacagacagacagactaaAATCCACCTCTCAACCTTATGGACTCCTTTGTGTACCATGGCGCTGGTGACtccttcgaacaatcccgctcCGActgaattattgtaaataacCTTGTTATTGATCTTTATCCTTATACATCAGATGATGATCAGTAGCGGTGGCTGGACCTGCTACTTCATCATGGGCATGACCTTTGGATCTTCCACCGTCTTCATTCCACAAATAAGAAAAGAAGCTAATTCTTTTGATGCAATCAGCGAGTCCACTGCTTCTTGGAtacgtaagtacctattaataatgttttatctAACAGAGATCAAATTATGATGAACTACGAAGATTTAAAATACCAATAACTGATCATAAAATTATCTATAGATAAACGGCAGTCAAATATATGTAAGCAATATGGTCAAACTGCAACAAATTTACTTTATTTCATCAGGAGTTAAATGTTAAAATAGTACATTAAACAATGCAGTCTCTTCAATGTTTTGTGTCTTTCAAACTATGTGCTTAGTTctaattttttctttttctatctTTCAGCTGCCATCATGGTCTACTCTGGCCTACCTTGGACCTTCATTCTACCAGTCTTTATGAAATACATCGGACGAAAATATACCTTCATGTTCGTTTGTGTCAGCAATCTAGTTAGCTACGTAGTTTTTTACTTAAGTGTCACAGTCAACCAAATTATTATCAGCCAAGTGATTAATGGTATCAATACTGGATCACACTTTACTGTATCAGTCATGATCATCACGGAGTACACATCGCCTAAGCACAGAGGATTTTTCTTGACTGTGAAATCCGCTACGCTTTTCTGGGGTATTTTCATGTCCAATGCTATTGGAACATTTTTCCATTGGAGGAATATTGGCTTGGTTGGCATCATTTGCAGCGCCTACGGCTTGTTAATAGCAATTGTCTTACCTGAGTCACCATTTTGGCTGGCTACCAAACAACGATTTGATAAATGCGCAGATACGCATAGATGGATGATGGGGTTCAGCAAGCAATCGGAATCAGATTTAGAAAAGTTGATTAATTACCAAAAGAATCTCAATTTGGAAGCACAATCGAAGAGCTTTGATTTAAAAGGATATATCACTGGATATTTGAAAGTAGTATCATCAAGGCAGTTTTATAAGCCTCTAGTTTTATGCCTGTTGGTTCATTCCTTGTATATATTTTCTGGTAAAGTAGTATTTAGTGTGTACGCCATAGatattataagtaaaattaCAGCTGGGCACCATATTTCTCCTTACACAGCTATGTTAGTATTAGACGGAGTCACAgtattttgtatgtacataGGATGTCTAGTAGCAAAGGTGTTACCTAGAAAGAAACTGCTGATCGGTTCATCTTTAGTAGGAATTGGCTTCCTCTTATCGATATCTTTATatgcatttttaattaagttatcgCTTGTAgtggaaaataattattttgctaTATTCTTGTTAATAGGGTATTCTATGGGGCTCTGTTTTGGTCCAGTTATATTGACACAAACGATTACAGGCGAATTAGTGTCTATAGAAGCTAGGGGATTATCATCATGCTGTATGGATTTATCTTCTAAAGTATTACTAGGAACTTTAGTCAAAATGTCaccatttttattcaaaacctgGGGCACTCATGGAGCGTTCCTATTCTTTGGATTATCAACATCATTATTCTTGTTTTTGATTTACAAATTCTTGCCCGAAACTAAAGACATGACTTTGCAAGAAATTGCCGAATGGATGAAAGGAACTAAGAAAAGTCGTGCATTACAAGAAGAAGTTACATTTTTGCCTGAAAAGCAGTAGATTTAGAATttacaaaagtttttgtggAGCTAGTCATGAAATAGGAAAGGGAAGACAAAATACTGGTAGGTACATGTTAGGTTTCAACATAACCAATTACacttaacggccagtttcttcatcaaaagttaaagttaaagtaatgtctaaagtaaaggTAACgatcaaattcgttttttcaagcctaaagtgacagcaaaactaatagaaaaattgaatttgaccgttacttttactttagacattactttagccataactttaactttaacttttgatgaagaaactggccatAAGTGCATTAAAAGTTGGATTCATAACCCCTAAAGGGACAGCATTCATTGTTCTTACACTATGGGGGAAAAAATGTAGATAGCAATTTTTTTCCTAATTTCTAGCCTTTGGCGATATCTACGCTCGGGTCGTTGGTTCAATGCCCGAGTTATCTTTCAAAGTGAAGTATTCCTCTTCCGTTTATTAATTAGGTTTCAGCGGAAATTAAGAAATGGAAAAGCGCAGTTTTTTTTCTGTCGTTTTCTGGTATGTCTCAGCGATCACTAATTCAGTTTCGAGATGTTTTCTTAATGATCTTTTTTGATTGCAAATTGTTTATGAAAATGTGCAGAACCGAACAGCGTCATATtttgtgattatattttgtgtaataaaacataatatctttattatttttggttttaaaaaatgCCAATAAGCTGAAAATTGTATTCTTTATTCAAAAgtggaatataaatatgtaggtcaATTTATACTAATGATGATGATCACAGATCACGCGGGTTAAATATAAACACCTAATTACAATTCAAGACAAGTGATTGGTAATTGACTCCTACGAATGACACTAaactattttaaatgaaaatcacATGACGATCCGATGTATTGTGAAATATGTAGTGTTTGCTAATTGTGCAGAAGTTAGTTATGATTTGATGCGTGTCTTCATTGCTATAACGAGTCTAAAGTTGATCGCTATCGATTTCATATGGGCTGTTCTTCGTTAGGCCAATTTTGATTGGTTCTATTCTGGAGGAAATAAATTGAGAGCAGCTGTTTGTAAAGACTCCATCTAAAAGCATAATAATAGTATGATACTTTTGATAGTCAGAATTTTCAGAATGATAACTAGAACATTTTAGgacagcaattttttttgtagCATTGTATAACGCCAATCAATCTACATGTATATTTTAAGCCAATAATTAAGGAATGCTAATgttatttaggtatatttaatTGTAGCCTAGATGTTTAGATTATAGAAAGCTTAAGTTTATAATGtaacaataaaatcttaaataaggaaataaaactaaaacatttCATAAATTTCTACTTTGAATCCTTTACCTTTTTGGCATTTCTTCACACATTCCCAAACAAAAACCTCCCGAATTCGCAACAGCCCATATACCCACTATCAATAAACCCGCCACGCGGCACTCTCGTGGCACTGATGCATTTTCTATTATTAGATTCAGCTGATCATGTGCTATCAACGAGGTATTGACCAGGTCTAAATATAGCGGTGATCGCACGAACATTATTCAATGAATCGATGCCTCCGAATGGGGTTGTGACTTGTAAATCAGAGCTATTTATTGTTGTTGAGAAAGGAATTTGGGACGTACTTGTTGATAGGAAGTTGTTTTCTGTAGTCAGGTGGATGGAATATGAGATTGTGGATTAGTATCAGGCCGAGATAGGATTTTTGGGTAATGGTTGACTTGAATATACTTGAAAAATGCTTTGCAAGCTGTCCTTATTCGCATTGTAAATGGGAAAGTATTTCCATCAGTTTTCTTTGCACAAAAATTGCAACAATACATATAGTTATctattatgtatcaaaaaatcgtgttagttacacattttataactcaagattGGCTAAACTGTTTAAGCTGGAAATAAAGGGGTGATAGCTTAGACCCTGGAGATGGATATaggtaggatagtttttgtcactatccggCTACGCAGTTATCTCGAGATGCGGGTtgaaccgcgggcggaagctagtacattataaaacaaaacgtaCGAGCGTACCtaataacaaaatgaaatatgtCATACTTAGTgccataatataatatttcagtttGCATCGAATTTGAGTAAAGCTCAGCATTTGTGTCTGGTAGAATACCGGACGCTGGCTTTCTGCTGGATCCCTGCAATGATGTACAGACTACGAGTAGACAGAACACTATCActcgttttcataattatatagCAGTCATATGACGTTCACAGAACAGTCTTTCCCCATTGATTTCCAAAAGGATCGATTGGAAGCACCtgctttaaaaactttttcttctctagtaaaaacaaaaatatttcatttcatacCTACACTTTTCTCCTGTAACGATACGGCTGTTACGGGACTGAAATACCTAATACTGAAGTATAACTTTATCTACAATTTAAAACTGTATATTATGAACACATCAGAACATGGTTCACCCATATACTACAATGATGTCAGAACTTCAAAAAGGATTGTAACCTCTgggtttgtttcggcgtttctttcCAAGGTTACAAACAAAAAGGTTACAATCTTTTTTAAAACCTGACATTCTatctagtttaaaatataagtgtttttgtaaacatacttatttcatttattgtaACAAGCAGCAAAGGAAATTATCCTATGCATACGAACAATATAACTGTCATGAAAATCAGTACAATAGTTGTAGGAAATTGATAAAACCGTGTGTAACTCATActtttacaacaaatatttattacacttCAAGACACAGAAAAGTAGCCAATGACCAACCTAACTAGGTCAGATATAAAATAGCATGGAATTGTTCACACACCAATTATATTGTGTTTAGACAATGACTCATATCAATTGATTTAGAGCGAAATAATTCGATTGATGCCACTATGGATGTATGGGAACGGAGCCACGGTTCAAGGACATTTTTAGAACAATTTTTAtcgcttttaatttttctttatttggtcGGTATTTTTGGTCAGCAGTGTAAATTGGTTGGGaattgttatgttattttagTGTTCCTAAACATTATAGACacttttaattaactttatgtGACTTAAATTGATTCGAAAATAATGCTTGCCATTGCGATTcttgaattttaatgtattcGAATGAAATAGCATGTAGGTAAGATGTAAATATAGGTGAGAATCAGCTATGAAACTTGTGAGAGTTTATAAAAGAATGAATATTATCAAATACCATACCAAAACCTTGTTTTTGtcataaagaatatttttatttatattttcaaggaattgaacaaaaaaaagtagATTACAGACCCAAAAAGATATGCCCCGGGTGAGGATCGAACTCACGACCTTAAGATTATGAGACTTACGCGCTGCCTACTGCGCTACCGAGGCTACAGGAGTGGGGAGCGAAATTATCGATAAGTATTTGGGTGTTaacatttgttacattttatcAGTAGGTATGcagtaaaaacattattatcatgAATTTTGATTAGGTAGTTTTTTTGGCACAGTGTGTAGttgttcttttaaaaaaatatttaagtttcgTCAATAAGTTGTATGGTAACCGATTACCATTTCTCTGTAATTTTCATGTAAATTTTATGCACTTGTCGGggctgaaattattttttgtattttttttatacgtcCGTATTTAGGATACCTACCTATTCCTTATTTGCAGAAGTCAGAAACAACAtgccatcaataaaaaaataatataaaaaaaacgtttattttccttcaattagttaaataaatatcagtCATATGACTATCAATAAAACTCatctctaaaaaataaaataaaaacaaaaaacaaacaactcattaaacaaaaatttatacagaaaaaaagggtcaaaaaaatactaaaatgtcATGTAAAATTTGTCCGGCCACCGCATTGTACGAGCCGGCGTCGAACCGCAACTATTGGCGAGCGGGTGCAATTGACAGCACACCTCAATTTATGGCCCCACTGTCTACCGGCGTAGATGGGGACTGGGAGCTGGATGTGGCCTGAACTGTAGTTTACTTAGGACTTTTATAAAGGGTACCTGTAGGAAAACCAGATTTTTGTGTCAATTTTTAGCCCTACTGTCTACCGGACTAGGGATAGATGGGGACTGGTAGCTGGATGTGACCTGACTGTAGTTTAGTTATgacgttaaaaatatataataataagacAAAACTAACAAGATCGGATATTTAATTGACATCGCTGTGCCAAATACACATAACTTACAGAGTACAATAGcggaaaaaatatctaaatacacCGAACTTAAGGAAGAAATAGCTCGCCTCTGGCATTTGCAAAAAGTTATCATAGTCCCCATAGTCCTATCTACAACAGGCGTAATACCCACACA is from Helicoverpa zea isolate HzStark_Cry1AcR chromosome 19, ilHelZeax1.1, whole genome shotgun sequence and encodes:
- the LOC124639478 gene encoding facilitated trehalose transporter Tret1-2 homolog, which gives rise to MGGYEIEKQDYEGSKNKWEKRKYFLRQMMISSGGWTCYFIMGMTFGSSTVFIPQIRKEANSFDAISESTASWIPAIMVYSGLPWTFILPVFMKYIGRKYTFMFVCVSNLVSYVVFYLSVTVNQIIISQVINGINTGSHFTVSVMIITEYTSPKHRGFFLTVKSATLFWGIFMSNAIGTFFHWRNIGLVGIICSAYGLLIAIVLPESPFWLATKQRFDKCADTHRWMMGFSKQSESDLEKLINYQKNLNLEAQSKSFDLKGYITGYLKVVSSRQFYKPLVLCLLVHSLYIFSGKVVFSVYAIDIISKITAGHHISPYTAMLVLDGVTVFCMYIGCLVAKVLPRKKLLIGSSLVGIGFLLSISLYAFLIKLSLVVENNYFAIFLLIGYSMGLCFGPVILTQTITGELVSIEARGLSSCCMDLSSKVLLGTLVKMSPFLFKTWGTHGAFLFFGLSTSLFLFLIYKFLPETKDMTLQEIAEWMKGTKKSRALQEEVTFLPEKQ